CTGAGTAACTATCATGCTGACTATGTATGTAATTTACTTGTTGTTGATAGTTTTTTAAGCATTTCCTGCTCCGCGTATGCGCTTCTCACTACTTCTTTGTATCGCCTTTCAGTCTCTTGTCTCTGCTTCGCTCTCTTCTGACTACTCTGCTCTGCCCTTCTAATAGTTTCGTTAAGCAACGCTCTCTTGAGAGTCTTGTACTCTTCACGGTCTCTCTTTTCGCCCTTCTTACTGTACTTTTCTCCCTTAGGTGTCTTTTCACGCTTATCTTCGGACTTATACGTTTTTATCCTCGGGTACTcaattttcaatttctacaaattatttgtaattaCCACCGGGAATATACCAATAACACCAACTAGCTACCACTCTCACCTCAGTGTTGTATATATCCAATGATTTGCTCGGGTATTCAATTTTTCTTATCCCTTCTATGTATTCCTTAAATTCCGTGAACTCCTTAATCCTTTTATCCTCAGCTGATAAAGTATTCTCTGTATCTGAACCGCTACTTTCCTTACTAgcagtggtagtagtagtcgACACACTTGCACTACTTTTGTGTTCAAATCGATCTTGTATTTCTTGCAGTGACGGCACTATTATATGACTCAGTATCGGACTGATGTTACAATCGTTCTTAATCAATACGTTCAAGCTTATCCTCACTGCCTTCAGCACTTCCAGCACCAGGTCTTTTGGCGTCTCCGATAGTGTACAACTCTTTATGCTTAGGTGATAAAAGTAAGGAATGTAGTAGCCTGACTCTATTATAGAGTTATAACTTATTAACAGCAGGAGCTTAATTTTGGCAAGTTGCTGACTCTTACTACCTGACTTAGTCTTAAACAGGTCTCCGTACAGCGCTTTCGTGTAATTTTCCAGCAACAGCagtgtgtgtttatatatgtgtgtgttcaACTCCACTGTTTTTACTGCCAAAAGGACCAACAAATACTTACTCAACTCCTTATCCAGAGACTCTATGCTTTCAAGCTGCTCCTCTAGGTGCCCTTTGTACTCCTTCTGATTCTTACTCGACAGGTGCAAGAACCCTCTTGAAAACGTGTCCAGGTACTGGCCAAAGTTACTCGTGCACTCTTGCTCCAAATAGCTGCTGAGTGACTCCAGGTACCCCTTCAAGTATTCCTTGGCAAAATTTGGCAAGATGCTATCCGATTTTACTATTCTGTTAACTACCTCCGCTCTCTCTTCCACTTTTGTGCACGATCTGTACTCTCTGACCAGGTCTACACTGAATTCTTGTGTCGTTCTGttcagctgcagctgcttcaGGTTCGATTCGTACTCGTCTAACTTTTGCGGCTTTTCTTGCGTCCTTAAGGACTCTAGTGTGCTAAAAGTCCGTTAACAACTATTCGCTTACTTTTTTGTCGGCTTGTAAAACTGCGAAAGGTCCAAGTCCTCGAAATCCTTGTCTAATTTTGAAAGAAGCGTCCTCTGGTGCTCCTTTTCCCTCCTGCTCTGATCTCGTAGTTCCTTGTACTGCTTATATGTCTCCGAAATGTTCGAATAATCTCCCT
The sequence above is a segment of the Theileria orientalis strain Shintoku DNA, chromosome 3, complete genome genome. Coding sequences within it:
- a CDS encoding uncharacterized protein (frataxin-like family protein) → MSKKKSKKPNLGKTTPNPFEKFDAKKSNKVDSTQQGFTNNKNKSKFIKRFKDSQLVYDRSSKKSRKLQIYNLNDNFTLTHKNVPIENNYESDWDPSSDEEFDVKGDYSNISETYKQYKELRDQSRREKEHQRTLLSKLDKDFEDLDLSQFYKPTKNTLESLRTQEKPQKLDEYESNLKQLQLNRTTQEFSVDLVREYRSCTKVEERAEVVNRIVKSDSILPNFAKEYLKGYLESLSSYLEQECTSNFGQYLDTFSRGFLHLSSKNQKEYKGHLEEQLESIESLDKELSKYLLVLLAVKTVELNTHIYKHTLLLLENYTKALYGDLFKTKSGSKSQQLAKIKLLLLISYNSIIESGYYIPYFYHLSIKSCTLSETPKDLVLEVLKAVRISLNVLIKNDCNISPILSHIIVPSLQEIQDRFEHKSSASVSTTTTTASKESSGSDTENTLSAEDKRIKEFTEFKEYIEGIRKIEYPSKSLDIYNTEKLKIEYPRIKTYKSEDKREKTPKGEKYSKKGEKRDREEYKTLKRALLNETIRRAEQSSQKRAKQRQETERRYKEVVRSAYAEQEMLKKLSTTKEMMFLSKLRLFSTNLYKFNKLATSKLQDIYDKLEFVDEIDTLEFDGSVLNVEFNNNKYILINKHEPSQQLWYSSFTGNCIDHSNYYGY